DNA from Agathobaculum sp. NTUH-O15-33:
GGGTACTTGGCGCAGAAGAATTTCGCGGCCTGCTGGACAAAGCGCTTTTCCTCGGTCAGCTCGAAATACGGCATCATGAAGTCCGCGTCGCGCAGGCGGGCGACGTTGGCGATCAGCAGCTCCGGATAGTAGGCGACGACCGGGCAGTTATAGCAGTTGGTCGCGCGGCCTTCGTCCAAGTTATAGGTCATGCAGGGGTAGAAGATCGCGTCCACGCCCTTGTCGAGCAGGTTTTCGATATGGCCGTGGATGAGCTTGGCCGGGTAGCACACCGTGTCCGACGGGATTGAGTGCTGGCCCTTTTGGTACATATCGCGGGTGGAAACATCGCTTAATACGACCGAGAAGCCCAACTTCCGCAGGAACGTGGCCCAAAACGGCAGCAGCTCGTAGAAATTCAGGCCGAACGGGATGCCGATGCGGCCGAGTTCGCCCGGCGCTTCGGTAACGGGCGCGTAGGTCTTTAGTTTTTCAAACTTCCACTTATATAGGTTGGGCAGCTCCTGCGCGGTTTCCCTGCCGAGCGGACGCTCGCAGCGGTTGCCCGAAATAAAGCGGCGGCCGCCGCCAAAGTCGTTGATGGTCAGGCTGCAATGGTTTTCACAAAGGCCGCAGCGGACGGATTTGACCGCGTGCGAGAAGCCCGCGAGCACCGTTTCGCCGATCAGCCCGGTTTGCTCCGGTCGGTTGTCCTTTGCGTGCAGCGCCGCGCCGTACGCGCCCATCAGGCCCGCAATGGCCGGACGGGTGACGTTGCGGCCGATCTCCTGCTCGAACGAGCGGAGAATCGCGTCATTCAAGAACGTGCCGCCCTGCACAACGATGTTCTGCCCCAGATCGTCCGGCGAATGCGCGCGGATGACCTTATACAGCGCGTTTTTGACAACCGACACCGAAAGGCCGGAAGAGATCGCATCGATCCCCGCGCCGTCCTTCTGGGCCTGCTTGACCGAGGAGTTCATAAACACCGTGCAACGCGAGCCCAGATCGATCGGGTGCTCGGCAAACAAGCCGAGCTTGCAGAACTCTTCGATGGAATAGCCCATCGACCGGGCGAAGGTCTCGATAAACGAGCCGCAGCCGGACGAGCAGGCTTCGTTCAGTGAAATATTGTCGATGCAGTGGTTGCGGATCTTGAAGCACTTGATATCCTGCCCGCCGATATCAATGATAAAATCAACCTCCGGGCAGAAATGGCGCGCCGCGCGGAAGTGCGCGACCGTTTCGACCAAGCCGTGATCGACGCCGAAGGCGTTCTGGATCAGCGCTTCGCCGTAACCCGTGACCGCCGAGGATACGATATGCACCCGGTCGCCGCACAGCTCGTAAAGCTTTGTCAGCTGCTCGCGGATGACATCCGCCGGGTTGCCCTTGTTCGACTGGTAGTGGTGGAATAGGATCTGGTTCTCCTCGCCAATGAGGACGAGCTTGGTCGTGGTCGACCCGCAATCGATGCCGAGGTACGCGTCGCCCTCGTACACGGTGACGTTTTGCGTCAGCACATCGTGCACCGAATGGCGGCGGCGGAACTCGTCGTAATCCGCCTGACTTTCAAAAAGCGGCGGCAGGTACTGGGCGATCACCGGCGCATCCGCCGCTTTTTCCAGCGCGGCGAGCAGGCTTTCGACCGTATAGGTGGGCTTTGTGCCCCCCGCGTACTCGGCGGCGCCCGCCGCGATCGCGTACGGGGCAAGGGCCGGGAAATGCGCGTGCGCGTCGTCCAGCCCAAGCGTTTGCTGAAACTGCTTTTGCAGGCCCTTGAAGAAGAAGAGCGGGCCGCCCAAAAACAGTACGTCGCCCTTTATTTCGCGGCCCTGCGCCAAACCGGTCAGCGTTTGGCCGACGACCGCCTGAAAGATCGACGCGGCGATGTCCTCTCGCCTCGCGCCTTCGTTCATCAGCGGCTGGATGTCCGACTTGGCGAACACGCCGCAGCGCGAGGCGATGGTATAGATGCGCTCCGCGTCGAGGGACAGCGTGTCAAGCTCCGCCGGGGTCACGTCGAGCAGCACGGCCATCTGGTCGATAAACGCGCCGGTGCCGCCCGCGCACGAACCGTTCATGCGCTCTTCGAGCTGGCCGGTGAGGAAAACGATCTTTGCGTCCTCACCGCCCAGCTCGATCACAACATCTGCGTTCGGTACGTGCACGCCGACCGCCTTGCGGGTGGCGAACACCTCTTGCACGAAGTCGATCCCGGCGGCCTTGGCCATGCCGAGACCGGCCGAACCGGTCACCGCGCAGTGGATCACGGCGCTTTCGCCGATCTCGCGCCGCGCGTCGCGCACCAGCTCGACCGCCTTCTCGCGCACCTTGGAAAAATGGCGCTCATAGCGCTTGTGGATGATCTCACCGTTACGGACGGCGACGATCTTGACCGTCGTCGACCCGATATCGATGCCTAAATTTACTTTGCTCGTTTGTATGTCCATACTTATCTTTAATCTCCGCCTAAACTGAATATGTTTAAAGTTTGTTCTCTCTCATACATAGCTTTACATAATAAATATATACGTATTCCGTGCAAAAGTCAAATGACAAGGTATGTCGCTATTTGCCGAAATTGCCTCTTGACAACCCCCTCTATTTTTAGTTAGAATATAGCGGTAGCAGGCTAGAAGCCAACGCTTTGCGCCCGCCCGTACAATTAAATACCTTATCCAGAGCGGTGGAGGGAACGGCCCGATGAAACCCGGCAACCTACGTGTATCTATCAGTGCGCGCAAGGTGCCAAATCCGGCGTTGTAGAATTACGAAAGATGAGGGAGCAAACTTAAATGACCGCTCCCGAAAGGGAGCTTTTTTCATGCCCCCGACGGACAAACAAGAAAGGAACAGGAAACACTTTATGGCACATCGTCTCTTTACCTCCGAATCAGTGACCGAAGGCCACCCGGACAAGATCTGCGATCAGATCTCGGACGCGATCCTCGACAGCATCCTCGCGGAAGACCCCTACGCCCGCGTTGCGTGCGAAACCACCTGCACGACCGGCATGGTCAGCGTAATGGGTGAGATCTCGACCTCCTGCTACGCCGATATCCCGAAGATCGTGCGCGATACCGTGCGCGAGATCGGCTACGACCGCGCCAAGTACGGCTTTGACTGCGACACCTGCGCCGTGCTCACCTCGATCGACGAGCAGTCCGCCGATATCGCGCTCGGCGTCGACAACTCGCTCGAACGCAAGGAAGGCGCGAGCGAGGCCGACCTTGCGATCGGCGCGGGCGATCAGGGCATGATGTTCGGCTTTGCGTGCGACGAAACGCCCGAAAAAATGCCGCTGCCCATCTCCCTTGCCCACAAGATGGCTCTCCGCCTGACCGAGGTGCGCAAGAACGGCATGTTCGATTACCTGCGGCCGGACGGCAAGACGCAGGTGACCGTGGAATACGACGAGGACGGCCAGCCCGTTCGCGTGGACACGGTCGTTCTTTCCACCCAGCATTCGCCCGAGGTCTCTTTACAGCAGATTCGCAAGGATATGGTCGATCAGGTCATTCGCCCGGTCGTGCCCTCCTATTTGCTTGATGAAAAAACCAAGTTTTACATCAACCCGACCGGCCGCTTCGTCGTGGGCGGCCCGCAGGGCGATTCCGGCCTGACCGGCCGCAAGATCATCGTCGATACCTACGGCGGCATGGCGCGCCACGGCGGCGGCGCCTTTTCCGGCAAGGACCCGACCAAGGTGGACCGCTCCGCCGCCTACGCTTCCCGCTGGGTGGCCAAGAACATCGTTGCCGCCGGGCTGGCCCGCCGGTGCGAGATCCAGCTCGCTTACGCCATCGGCGTGGCCGAGCCGGTATCCATCATGGTGGACACCTTCGGCACCGGGACCGTGGACGAGTGGACGCTTTCCGAGGCTGTGCGCAAGGTATTCGACCTGCGCCCCGCCGCGATCATCGAGGCGCTCGACCTGCGCCGCCCGATCTACAAAAAGCTCGCCGCCTATGGCCACATGGGCCGCGAGGATCTCGGCGTACGCTGGGAACAGACCGACAAGGCCGACGCGCTCCGCGCGGCGGTAAACGCATAAATAAAAAGGACGGACTTAGCGAAAAAAGCTAAGTCCGTCCTTTTTGATTGGCCGTTATCAGGCGCTCACGCTGCTTTGCAGAAGCGCATCAGCATCGCCGCGACCTCGGCGCGGGTGGCGCTGCCCTTGGGATCGAGCCGATCCGCGCTCCTGCCGGTCAGGATGCCCTTATCCGCCGCCCAAGCGACCGCGTCCCTTGCCCAGCCGGAAACCATGTCCGCGTCCGCGAAGGAAAGCGTTCCCGCCTCCGCCGCGCCGCCCGCGTAGCGGTACAGCATAACGGCAAGCTGCTCGCGGGTGATCGGGCCGTTTAGACGCGCGCCGTCCGAGATGCCCTTGGCCTTTGCCCAATCGACCGCGGCGGCATACCAAGTTTCGCCCGCCGCGCCGTTCTGTTCGCCGTCGTAGCGGTACAAAACGGTCGCCAGCATGGCGCGCGTCATCGGCGCGTGCGGGCTGAATGTATTTTCAGACACGCCGTTGAACAGCTCGCGCGAGGTGGCGAACGCCACGCTTTCCGCGTACCATTTATCCGCCGGCACATCGGCAAAAGCCTTGCTGTTGTCCACGATTTTGAGCGTACAGCCGCCCGTCACGGGAACGCGCAGCTCGCCGTTTTCCACGTATGAAGCCTTCACGACCGCCTCTGCGCCGTCCGGCTTTACCAGCACGGCCACCGTGCCCGGCGAGGCCGATTCAAGCGGAATGGCGACTATCGCGCTTGTTTTGCCCGCAGGCAGGTTCACCTGCGCGGTCACGCCGCCGTTTTTCGGCGTGAGCACCGTGGTTTTCACGCCGTCCGCGCTTTCGATCGTCTGCGTGACCGCACCGGTCTTTGTATCGGTCACCGTGGTCACTTTAGCGCCGTCCGATGTCGCGCCGGTCGTTGTCGTCACAGACGGTTTGGACGGCCTGCCGCCCGAAGAGCCCGAGGACGAACCGCCGCCGGTCCGCAAGCCGTCAACCGCGGCTTGCAGCGCGTCTTTCGCGCCGTCCACCTCGGCCTGCGTGGCGGCTTCGTTGTCCAGCACGGCTTTCGCCGCTGCCAGCGCTTGTTGGAACACGGTCCAGCTTTGCGCGGTGTAACCGCCCTGTGTCTTATCCCTGTTTGCGGTGTACAGGCTTTGCAGCGCGGTCTTATCCGCGGTTACGGTCGTTTCAGGGAGCAGCTCGCCCGCTGTGTTGATCAGATCGCCGTAAATCTCCTTGCCTGCCGCCGTGCCCAGCATGAATTCCGTTACCTTTACGCCGGAGGCGGGACCGTTCAGGTTCACCCGCGCCAAAACTTCGGGCGATTCCGTGTAAGCAAGGGTGAGATACAGCACGCCTTCCCGCACCTCCTGCCGCAGGATCGTGCCTCTGGTATCGACGGCTTTGACGCTTTGTCCGTTTAGATTCATCACGATATCCGCCGCGCGGATGGCGTTGCCGTTCTGCACGCCCGAAAGCTTCAGCTCCACCGCATCCACATTGGTGCCCGTGGTGGCGGTGACGGCCTCGACCGTCCGTCCCTTTGCCGCCAGCTCCTCCTGATTCAGACCGGCCTGTTCCAAAAGCGCCGCCGAGCCGTCCATGGAGGCCGGGACGTCGGCGCGCAGCGCGGTCAGCGCGATCACGGACGGATCATGGTTGGTGCCGCCCTCGAGCCGCTTGCCGCCGTCGATGGTCTGTCCGCCAAGGGCCAGCTGCACATCATATTCCGCCTGCGTCGTGCCGCCATGGCTCGTGCCGTTTCCGCCGTGATCGGAATTGACAATCACCAGCGTATCCTCCACCGCGTCCTTCTGCGCGAGCGCATCCATGATGGACTGGAAATAAGCGTCGTATTTCTTTAACTGCGCGTAGTAATTATCATTATAGAAGCCGCTGCCGTGCCCCACGCCGTCCATATAATCGGACTGGAAATATAGCAGGGCCGTGTTGTCGAACGCATCGGACAAAATGTAATCCGCGACGTCGGCAAAGCCCGCGGACTGGCCGCTGATATTGCGCACCGCATACGTATCGACGCCCGCGTCCGGCTCGATGATGCCGTTGACGATCTGGTTCCACTCCGCAAAGGCCGCGTTGCCCCGGTTCGGCTGCGCCGCTTGGAGCGCCTTGAATACGGACGGATAAACAGGCTCGGCCTTGCCGAAGTCCGGATAATAGTAGGCGCCGGTTTTGGTGTTGTCGATCTTATACTCGCTTTGCGCGGTGGCATATTCCTTGCCGTGCAGGATGGCGGTATAGTTTTGCGCGGAGATGGTCGGGGTTTCGCTTTTCGCGGTGTAACTGGTGGCAAAGGTTTCGTTAAACAGCCGCATCGCGTAATCGTTTACGCGCTTAGAGAGGATAGCGGCGTCGCTTGTCAGCGACGGGACCGTGCTGCTCCGCGCGGCATAATACATCTGATCCGGGCGGAAGCAAACGCCGCCGCCATCCATGGTAATGGCCAGAACATGCTTGTACGGATAGATCGCCGCGGCCGCCGCAATGGCCTTTGCCTCTTCCGTTGAACCGGCCATCGCCACGTCGCCCGCGCCGATCACACCGTCGCCGTTCTTGTCCAGCGCGTTTTGAGACAGGATGGTGATGGTCTTGTCCTCTCCCGTGACACCCACGGCTTCGGAGACCGCCTGCCCTCCATTTTGCACTGTGATGTTGGCAAAGGTAAGCGCGGTCACGCCCGCTTTAGCGGCGTCCTTCACGCGGAAGCTCAGCTTGACCAGCCGGGTCGCCGCATAATTGCTGAATGGTTCTGTGGAAATGCCGGTGTTCTTCTGGTCAATGGTGAGCGTGCCGCCGCCATCGTCCGTCACCGGATCGGCGGTCTGCCAATGCTGGTCGCGAACGTATTCCAGAACCGCGGGGTCATAGTGCAGTTCAAATCGAACATGATCCGCCGCCGCGTCCGCGTCGCGGCGCGCGTGAACGTTGACGTTGTACGAAGCGCCCGCCGCCATCGTGTCCGCGGTTACCAGACCGAGCGATACCTTGGCGGACGCATCGGCCACGCACGCGCGGACAATCGTCTTGGTCTGCGTCTTGCCCTGCGCGGACAGCGTATAAGTAAAGGTGTAATCCCCCAATCGCGCGGGCGTGATCTCACCGCGCTGCGCGTCATACTCCGCCGCCATGACCGATTCGCCGTTCACCGTGATATCCGTCAGGCGCGCGGTTTGTCCGTTGCTGGCCCCGACCTGCGCGACCGCCGCCGCCTTGCCCTGCTCCATGCGGCCGGTCTCTCCGCTCACGGTCAGCACGGGCGGGTCAAGCCGCTCGTAAAGCGCCTTTACCTGCTGCTCGGTCAAGCCCTTGGAATACAGACGCGCGAGGGACACGCTGCCCTTGGCAAAGAACTCCGCGCCGCCGGAGGAGGAGCTGTCTCCCCCGATCACAAAGCTTTTCGCGTTCGCGCTAGTGGTCCAGTGAATGGTCGGGCCGGTTGCGTCCTCTTCAGCGACCAGCTCGCCGTTTAGATAAAGCTTTACCTTGGCTCCGTCGAACACGCCGACCGCGTGGTACCATATACCGGCCTCGATCGCCGCCGAGGACTGCAC
Protein-coding regions in this window:
- a CDS encoding LamG-like jellyroll fold domain-containing protein, with amino-acid sequence MHLHWKRKLSALLAGAMLLGAAPPAVFAAWSAPEAEGWATASREGVAARFFVGSDTHIGRDSAASNKLKNALDVCYRIDPDTDGVLLVGDVTNNGAASEYTSLTNIIKGSALGQANKVLLTMGNHEFNSSAATAVSRFESQLGQAASEVLYYSSAFGAVTASPTADENLVATVVKLSASNYGGDYTGNYDLLKTALETSQEKNESAPVIVMGHHGIQNTAYVTNEWYGNYGKGTDRDMVALLEQYPQAIHISGHSHATLEDARSIYQNQGYTAIQDGTIGAYFENEKGKVDPDSGAGATRPSNSEIASQALRIDVLEDGGVAIYRLNLTTGEYIFGGEPWAFDVADHTDRPYDGTRESETAPAFAEEAAVTAGEVTDGTAIVRFPAATAGSRANNDMIHTYTLKLTPRGSGGTVTRSVFADYYEETAKSEWSVKITGLDADTTYDVSVTAKTSFGMSSDAITGTVTTAPAAAYETPKPDILNIDFRTDSTADANGHTLAVKGAPVKAQDDKIGTFYRFDGTDDGLRYAMTAADYNKFKSGYTMECYMKLDGIKGNPFSNQESAGCGFELNSDGKTLEFWNRVGGSYKKPTSNIAALKNDWIHAVATFDGKQTKLYINGALKAAVEGAGTMAVPADGAKYFYVGADTRGDGTVQNPIACDIALARLYTGAMNAADVQKTYEAVTKNAGGDTESETPAADMLHVDFADGTASDRSETGNTVRAAGSPVIQEDAEMGKKVASFNGEYDAYLYAFDDEKYGKMNTATIESVFCYDEVPASGEYDIFSNQQSGGMGLGLENSRLQFYCNLNRTAGGNGYVQSSAAIEAGIWYHAVGVFDGAKVKLYLNGELVAEEDATGPTIHWTTSANAKSFVIGGDSSSSGGAEFFAKGSVSLARLYSKGLTEQQVKALYERLDPPVLTVSGETGRMEQGKAAAVAQVGASNGQTARLTDITVNGESVMAAEYDAQRGEITPARLGDYTFTYTLSAQGKTQTKTIVRACVADASAKVSLGLVTADTMAAGASYNVNVHARRDADAAADHVRFELHYDPAVLEYVRDQHWQTADPVTDDGGGTLTIDQKNTGISTEPFSNYAATRLVKLSFRVKDAAKAGVTALTFANITVQNGGQAVSEAVGVTGEDKTITILSQNALDKNGDGVIGAGDVAMAGSTEEAKAIAAAAAIYPYKHVLAITMDGGGVCFRPDQMYYAARSSTVPSLTSDAAILSKRVNDYAMRLFNETFATSYTAKSETPTISAQNYTAILHGKEYATAQSEYKIDNTKTGAYYYPDFGKAEPVYPSVFKALQAAQPNRGNAAFAEWNQIVNGIIEPDAGVDTYAVRNISGQSAGFADVADYILSDAFDNTALLYFQSDYMDGVGHGSGFYNDNYYAQLKKYDAYFQSIMDALAQKDAVEDTLVIVNSDHGGNGTSHGGTTQAEYDVQLALGGQTIDGGKRLEGGTNHDPSVIALTALRADVPASMDGSAALLEQAGLNQEELAAKGRTVEAVTATTGTNVDAVELKLSGVQNGNAIRAADIVMNLNGQSVKAVDTRGTILRQEVREGVLYLTLAYTESPEVLARVNLNGPASGVKVTEFMLGTAAGKEIYGDLINTAGELLPETTVTADKTALQSLYTANRDKTQGGYTAQSWTVFQQALAAAKAVLDNEAATQAEVDGAKDALQAAVDGLRTGGGSSSGSSGGRPSKPSVTTTTGATSDGAKVTTVTDTKTGAVTQTIESADGVKTTVLTPKNGGVTAQVNLPAGKTSAIVAIPLESASPGTVAVLVKPDGAEAVVKASYVENGELRVPVTGGCTLKIVDNSKAFADVPADKWYAESVAFATSRELFNGVSENTFSPHAPMTRAMLATVLYRYDGEQNGAAGETWYAAAVDWAKAKGISDGARLNGPITREQLAVMLYRYAGGAAEAGTLSFADADMVSGWARDAVAWAADKGILTGRSADRLDPKGSATRAEVAAMLMRFCKAA
- a CDS encoding acyl-CoA dehydratase activase: MDIQTSKVNLGIDIGSTTVKIVAVRNGEIIHKRYERHFSKVREKAVELVRDARREIGESAVIHCAVTGSAGLGMAKAAGIDFVQEVFATRKAVGVHVPNADVVIELGGEDAKIVFLTGQLEERMNGSCAGGTGAFIDQMAVLLDVTPAELDTLSLDAERIYTIASRCGVFAKSDIQPLMNEGARREDIAASIFQAVVGQTLTGLAQGREIKGDVLFLGGPLFFFKGLQKQFQQTLGLDDAHAHFPALAPYAIAAGAAEYAGGTKPTYTVESLLAALEKAADAPVIAQYLPPLFESQADYDEFRRRHSVHDVLTQNVTVYEGDAYLGIDCGSTTTKLVLIGEENQILFHHYQSNKGNPADVIREQLTKLYELCGDRVHIVSSAVTGYGEALIQNAFGVDHGLVETVAHFRAARHFCPEVDFIIDIGGQDIKCFKIRNHCIDNISLNEACSSGCGSFIETFARSMGYSIEEFCKLGLFAEHPIDLGSRCTVFMNSSVKQAQKDGAGIDAISSGLSVSVVKNALYKVIRAHSPDDLGQNIVVQGGTFLNDAILRSFEQEIGRNVTRPAIAGLMGAYGAALHAKDNRPEQTGLIGETVLAGFSHAVKSVRCGLCENHCSLTINDFGGGRRFISGNRCERPLGRETAQELPNLYKWKFEKLKTYAPVTEAPGELGRIGIPFGLNFYELLPFWATFLRKLGFSVVLSDVSTRDMYQKGQHSIPSDTVCYPAKLIHGHIENLLDKGVDAIFYPCMTYNLDEGRATNCYNCPVVAYYPELLIANVARLRDADFMMPYFELTEEKRFVQQAAKFFCAKYPAIKKRRVQEAAADAYQALADYYASVRDEGQKAIAYADTHGLEIAVIAGRPYHIDPEVSHGIDQLIQSYQMVIVSEDAVWQLAEAPEVHVLNQWTYHSRMYGAANYVTRKENAQLIQLVSFGCGIDAVTTDEVRAIVEGGGKIYTQLKIDEISNLGAAKIRVRSMLAAVEEGRKLANERSENL
- the metK gene encoding methionine adenosyltransferase; the protein is MAHRLFTSESVTEGHPDKICDQISDAILDSILAEDPYARVACETTCTTGMVSVMGEISTSCYADIPKIVRDTVREIGYDRAKYGFDCDTCAVLTSIDEQSADIALGVDNSLERKEGASEADLAIGAGDQGMMFGFACDETPEKMPLPISLAHKMALRLTEVRKNGMFDYLRPDGKTQVTVEYDEDGQPVRVDTVVLSTQHSPEVSLQQIRKDMVDQVIRPVVPSYLLDEKTKFYINPTGRFVVGGPQGDSGLTGRKIIVDTYGGMARHGGGAFSGKDPTKVDRSAAYASRWVAKNIVAAGLARRCEIQLAYAIGVAEPVSIMVDTFGTGTVDEWTLSEAVRKVFDLRPAAIIEALDLRRPIYKKLAAYGHMGREDLGVRWEQTDKADALRAAVNA